A stretch of the Haloarcula ordinaria genome encodes the following:
- a CDS encoding DUF4350 domain-containing protein, whose protein sequence is MAEGRLVTLIATFIAVVVVLLAAVALIGFLGSGVVDTGSGDAVEGQSPSHYQPDALSDPQDPEDGEITVETDAEPKSILVDTRHSNGFSEEDLEPVGDALFEAGHELNFSKGKGGDRYDTTLERHDALLVINPRGAFKPAEREAVKDFMDDGGRVVVLAEPTQASVGGGLFSSVRQVSFGPEELARAYGFRVGSEPLYNIDDDANDNNFKSIYASPPGSGALLRGVDTVTFDTAGQVIVRNPGETKTLLTAAEGTRTLETRREGAYVTAARNGSMVFVADSDFIGANEVYDADNEVFVGNLLEFLVGGQSTSGGSADMPAEEPTNETADNETTDDGTTDNETPVSETPTPS, encoded by the coding sequence ATGGCTGAGGGCCGTCTCGTGACCCTGATCGCGACGTTCATCGCCGTCGTCGTCGTCCTGCTCGCCGCCGTCGCGCTCATCGGGTTCCTCGGGTCCGGCGTGGTCGATACCGGCTCCGGCGACGCCGTCGAGGGTCAGTCGCCGTCGCACTACCAGCCCGACGCGCTCTCGGACCCCCAGGACCCCGAGGACGGCGAGATAACGGTCGAGACGGACGCCGAACCCAAGTCCATCCTCGTCGACACCCGCCACAGCAACGGGTTCTCCGAGGAGGACCTCGAACCGGTCGGCGACGCGCTGTTCGAGGCCGGCCACGAGCTCAACTTCTCGAAGGGGAAGGGCGGTGACCGGTACGACACCACGCTCGAGCGCCACGACGCCCTCCTGGTCATCAACCCGCGGGGCGCGTTCAAGCCGGCCGAACGCGAGGCCGTGAAGGACTTCATGGACGACGGCGGACGCGTGGTGGTCCTCGCCGAACCGACGCAGGCCAGCGTCGGCGGTGGCCTCTTCTCGTCGGTCCGCCAGGTGTCCTTCGGCCCGGAGGAGCTCGCGCGCGCCTACGGCTTCCGCGTCGGCTCCGAGCCGCTGTACAACATCGACGACGACGCCAACGACAACAACTTCAAGAGCATCTACGCGTCGCCACCGGGGAGTGGGGCCCTGCTCCGGGGTGTCGACACGGTCACGTTCGACACGGCCGGCCAGGTCATCGTCCGGAACCCTGGCGAGACGAAGACGCTCCTGACCGCGGCCGAGGGCACGCGGACGCTGGAGACCCGCCGTGAAGGGGCCTACGTCACGGCCGCCCGCAACGGCAGCATGGTGTTCGTCGCCGACTCGGACTTCATCGGCGCCAACGAGGTGTACGACGCCGACAACGAGGTGTTCGTCGGGAACCTGCTCGAGTTCCTCGTCGGCGGCCAGTCGACCTCGGGCGGGTCGGCCGATATGCCTGCTGAGGAGCCGACGAATGAGACTGCGGACAACGAGACGACGGACGACGGGACGACCGACAACGAGACGCCGGTGTCGGAGACACCGACGCCCAGCTGA
- a CDS encoding S49 family peptidase has product MGIVDRATPATVASYIVVITAAIVVVATVAPFVLSAVQVSGPDQKQVAVITLRGSTDDGNVNAVRDSLREARQNESIAAVVLRIDSSGGPVDSSEEFYLAVNRTAREMPVVAYVQGVAASGGYYGIVPADEIIVKPSSTVGSVGVIVSAPLSAIEGAEQQGETFVRSGPDKAQVSRDQIRSDIETLQSAFVGTVMRHRGEDLSVPQEEVENADVYLGATAVENGFADRIGDSGTAIQRAASLSDEIQGDNYGVTYDDAGADVTVIVLQNKVERVEGDFVYVNRTGKAESEFVQPVKYWAVWGVPRAQTNGTEVVTDG; this is encoded by the coding sequence ATGGGTATCGTCGACAGAGCAACGCCGGCGACCGTTGCCTCGTATATCGTCGTCATCACCGCCGCCATCGTCGTCGTCGCCACCGTCGCCCCGTTCGTCCTGAGCGCCGTCCAGGTCTCCGGGCCCGACCAGAAACAGGTCGCGGTCATCACGCTCCGCGGGTCGACGGACGACGGCAACGTCAACGCTGTGCGAGACTCGCTCCGGGAGGCGAGACAGAACGAATCAATCGCCGCCGTGGTCCTCCGTATCGACAGCTCCGGCGGCCCCGTGGATTCGAGCGAGGAGTTCTACCTCGCGGTCAACCGGACCGCCCGCGAGATGCCGGTCGTCGCCTACGTCCAGGGCGTCGCGGCCTCCGGCGGGTACTACGGCATCGTGCCGGCCGACGAGATAATCGTCAAGCCCAGCTCGACCGTCGGTAGCGTCGGCGTCATCGTCTCGGCCCCGCTGAGCGCAATCGAGGGCGCCGAGCAACAGGGCGAGACGTTCGTCCGGTCCGGGCCGGATAAGGCACAGGTGAGCCGTGACCAGATCCGCTCCGACATCGAGACGCTCCAGAGCGCCTTCGTCGGGACGGTGATGCGCCACCGGGGCGAGGACCTCTCGGTCCCACAGGAGGAGGTCGAGAACGCCGACGTGTATCTCGGTGCCACCGCCGTCGAGAACGGGTTCGCCGACCGTATCGGCGACAGCGGCACCGCCATCCAGCGCGCCGCGAGCCTCTCCGACGAGATTCAGGGCGACAACTACGGCGTCACCTACGACGATGCCGGCGCTGACGTGACGGTCATCGTCCTCCAGAACAAGGTCGAGCGCGTCGAGGGCGACTTCGTCTACGTCAACCGGACAGGAAAGGCAGAGAGCGAGTTCGTCCAGCCAGTGAAGTACTGGGCCGTCTGGGGCGTCCCGCGTGCCCAGACGAACGGCACGGAGGTGGTGACCGATGGCTGA